The genomic stretch AGAAACTCAGAGAAATGGGTGTCATAAATGCTGAAGCCTTCTGCGAGATCTGTTGCAAAGAGTTCTGCAACAAGTACTTCCTgaggacacacaaacagaacaAGCACGGCATCCCAGCCATAGACTCTCCGCAGAAGAACCTCCAAACGAGCCAAAGCCTACCGTCTTCCCAGCATTTCCAGTTGATGTCGCCTTCGATGGTACCACCAGTCAGCATGTCCCAGGACGCCCCGGAGAACCTATCAACCCCCTCGAGGGGCAGCATAGGCAGGACGAGTCCAGAGTCCGTAGCCGCCATGCGGTCTTCGTTCTCGAGCGACTTCGAACCCACGACAGATCTCACGTGCGAGATTTGCAATCGGCCCTTCTCGAGCCAATACCTGCTCAAGATGCACAAGTTCTACACCCACAACATTCCGTATGTTAAGGAGGAAGACGATGAGTCGAAACCTCCTTCGCCCAACGTGAGCAACATCAATCAAAACATGaatcaaaataaagaaaatcaAAATAATGACCATAAAGGTTCCCGTCAAACGGAGGGAGGTAACCACTCGGAAGACGCGGCGAGTCAAGACCTCCAGAAGCTGCAAAGCATGATAAGAGATCTCACCGCCTCCATCGCCAGCGAGAGCAAGGTGACGTGTAATGTCTGCAGAGCAGAATTCGACAACAAGTATTTTCTACGTGCACATATGATGAATGAGCACGGAGTGCTTCTAAACGAAGACGGCACTAGTCTTACACCAGGGAGTGACAGTTCAACGAACCAACAGAGCCGCGTACCATCTGACATGCCTCCGCCTCCGTTTTCGGCAGTGGCGTTTCCGTCGCCGGTTTTTGACTCTGAAGCATACTGCGAGATCTGCCAGAAAGAATTCTGTAGCAAATATTTCTTGAAAACACACAAGCAGAACATCCATGGGATCGCCACGGACGGAGACGGTGCGCCTTTGAAGAAAGACGATCCTGGAGCCCTAAAGAATGTGGGGAAAGCTATGGTGCCGTTCGTTACCTCTGTCAATTCACAGATGAACTCGCTGCAGCCTCCTCCGCTATCGCAACTACCGTTGCCGCAGTCGCAAGGATCTGAAAAGTCTAGAAGCCTAGTCACTGGTCGCAACTACTGCAACATCTGCAATAAGGAGCTCTGCAACAAGTACTTTATGAAGACTCATATGTTGAAGATGCACGGCATCAACCTGGACGAGCACCCAGCCGACGCCGCCCGAAACAGCATCATCGGCGGCGTTACCTGCGAGATCTGCCAGAAAGAGCTGTGCAGCAAATACTTCCTCAAGGTAcacaagcagaacacgcatGGCATCCTCGAAGACTCTGGGAAAGAGAACTCCAATCACAGTTCCTCTGCGGGCGACCAGAAAACCGACATCACCTCATCGTTCCAGCCTGGAGAAGTGGGCGAGAGCAACCGAGGCTTCAACCACTACACCGAGATCTGCCCGCTTTGTGACCGGCGCTTTAAGAGCATCAAATGGCTCAAGACCCACATGGTGAACGACCACAGCGACATGCTCAAAGAGAACGTCTATGGCCGCGTTGTGGGCGGCGGCGCGGCGGACAGCGCGCTCAGCCCCGGGGCAGCTAAGCTGTGCATCATCTGTGGCCAGGGGTTTCCGGACAAGGTAGCCCTTCAAATTCACCTAATCAAAGACCACCGCACCACGAGTGAGGAGTTGGGGCTCATGAACAACAGCTCGTCCGACCCGCTCGCAGCGCTGGCCCAGGAGTCGGTGAAGATGAACGGCACCGCGGAGCGGACACCGCCTGTCTTCAAGCGTCCCTCGACTGGAGGCAGCGGCGGCGGGACCCGCATTTACCACTGCTCCTACTGCGTCTATTCTACGCGATGGCTGTCCAACCTGTACGCGCACGAAAAGAGGCATACGGGAGTCAACCTCGAAGGAGAGAAGCGTTTCGTCTGTCGCGTTTGCCACCGCGCCTATCGCTACAACCACTCGCTGCAGCGCCATCTACTCAACCACCGGGCTGCCGGCTTGTCCATGTCCTCACTGTCCAACCTAGCCGCCGTCCGTGTAGCAAAGCCACAACAGCAAGATCATCCGCAGGACCTTTCCTCGCCACCTGACAAGCCGACGACGCAACCTCCGACTCCGACAACCAAAGTGAAACGCTACCGCTGTAGCAAATGCAACAAGAAGTTCCTTAGCAGGGAGCTGTGTTTGTCACACATCTACACGGTCCACGACGCCAAGCGTCCACTGAAACCTGGTCGACCTTTCCGATGTCGGATCTGCGGTTTTACCACGCGGGCTTGGAACATCCTCAAGAGACATATCATGAAGCAACATTCGGAGGAAATGGCCGAGGACAAGAACGCGGGCAGTCAGTCCGAAACAACCACCTCCGTCACGCCCGACGATGAAGCCACCAAGCCGGCGAGAACGCCGACGCCGACCAAGAGTAGCGGCTCGTTGCCCATGACGTACGCCATGCCGCAGAGCCCTCCTCAGGCGGGGACGTTCATCATGCAGCCGTTCTTGATCGCGCAGCCCGAGACGGAAGACTCGAAAAACGACACCTTCGTCCCATCCCTCGTCTACCTGCCAGTGTGCCAGAAGGTCTCGCAGCCCATGACTGTTGCGTTCACGCTGACGCCCGCTTGAGGCTTCTTTTTTGTAACCCTCCAAGAAGAAAGAACAGAGATCCTCGGTGACAGCGCAGCCATGGAGGTTTTGATCGAGTCTTCAAAGTAGTATCGAATCAAAACAAAACTTCCTCcccccaaaacaaacaaacgtgcaATTTTTTCGTCCCAATTTCCTCGCTCAGGCGAGGAAATGCGAAACAACACCAAGAGAAAGGAGCTTCTACAAAACGACATCATATCAAGATAAGGATGCGCGCCGTTTTTCTTAATTTGTTGCTCCGTTGTGTGCATCACCCCTCTGGACAGCGGGTTCATGTCCTTGTTGAGCAAAAGGACCTCGGGCGCGCGCCCGCGTGTGGATGCAAGCGACAACTTTTAACGGGCCGTGCCCTCGAGGTTTCCTCAGGTCTTCGTCGGATTTCTACTGCTACAGTCTTCTTCCCTTGAGGACTCTGGTGTCCGGGAGACCTACCGCTCAGGGGTCGTCTGAACAAAGTACAATCAGCgagcaagaaaaaaagaggtCTTCGTTGACTGCAAGAAAcgtcgcgtcgtctgctactgcaacTACTGCTTCCAGTGAAACAGTGATCGGATTAATAGTATTTTGTTTTTTCGAACCTGTGGTGTGGCAACACGTTCGCCACGTGTATTCAGGTCAGTGGATCGTTCCTTTCAATGCAACCCAAGCTCTTCCAAAACGGAGAGGAAATCGTCTCAGCTTTTATACCATGCATAGTGGAGCCGTCGAAAGTTATAGATGactcaaaaaaataaaaatagaaaatatcACGGTAGTTGGAGCAAAAATAATATAAAAGAAATCATTCCAGTTCGCTTCTATTCGATGAGTTTCGATCTGGTGTTGAGATTACGATAGCAATCTTGGTAAAAGCTGGGTCAAGTTCCCCTCTGTAAAACGCTAGAGCCTTGTTCCAAGCACGGACTTTGGAATGAATGCCGATTTCACGTGTTTTGTGTATTTGGGAGCGCAAAATCAAAAGGTTTCCCCCCTTTTTCCAGTTGGGTTACGAACTGCAGAATGTGAAAGCGTTGAGTATTTATTACACAGTTTATTTTGTACACTATATCGAGTCACCCATATTCCGTTTTGTACTTTTCACACACGCGTCATTCCCATTgctttcttcttccttcttcttcgaGGCTTTCTTTTTTCGCCTATACCACTGTACAGGCTCGAAACGGGAGCTGAACCAGCTCTGTTTCCCGAAGTATATATTCAGCGTAGCGATTGGAATATTATTGTACCATTAGTGATGGAATATTATTAAATATCAAGTCAGAACGGTGCAATATAGGTAATGAGAAGTAACGACGCCTAGTCAGTGTTTAACTGTTATTGGCATTGAACGAATAATCTCGTACGGCTTTTGGAACCTCATTCTGACGAGTATAATTCGGATTGCCGATACATTGGCGTGATTTTGAGTTGAACTGAATTAGAGCTGAATTGAACTCTGACAGAACCAAGCTAAATCTTTAAGGAATTAATTAGAAAAAAAGCTTACTACTACGACCCGATTTGCACTTCAGAAGCCGTACAAGAAATGAAATCCAGCGAAATCGGTACAAATCTCGcggtataaaaaagaaaagcttgCTTTCTTTATTAAGAAAGTCTGAGATAACCGACTGATGACCATGAAACAATCAAAATCACCACATCTTTAGAATGGGTTAGAGCAGTCAATTGATTCTCTTTCTGTTTCTAGCTTGTTACTTCTGCAATATGTGCGTGAAACTTTACAAAATCAAAATGCTGCACATACGTCTCACAGGCATAGTAGATCGTTATCAATTTAGCCGAGAATTTAGAAAGCATAACAGTGCATGAAAACCTCCCGCGATTATTGTGTGCTGAGCATATGTATACTTTGTTCCTATCCACTTGATGACAATGTCATTGCCTCTGCATGCTATTGGAATGGCCTTTATGTCATTAAGACCCTGTGTTGTGAAGCCATCTTGGAATGCTGTATCCAGACACTGCACACAGGTTGCAGTGTTTGGAGCGGAGAATGTTGTGTTTCTTGCTAGTCTTGTTCGGTGAATATGATACGGTGACATTGCAAAGCACAGTGGCACGCTCGACGCTTTTATTAGTGAACATTACGATGAGCATCCTCGTATCGCTTTAGCGGTAACGAACTTTTATCCGAAGCGATAACAGGGCTCCGTTGCTGATGTATCTGATGATCGCTGATAGCATTTTACGTGGTGTGCTGGACTCAACAAAACCTCCTTTATCCCAAATCACAAGCATTGCGATGGTACGAAGCGAGGAAAAATCATCACTGGGGAACTTCACGACCAGTACTCAAACAGACGCGTAAAAAAACAAAGTCTTTACAGAAAAGAGCACAAAAACCAGGGCTGGGGACTTGGGAGAGCCCGGCTTAGTCAGTTTCGCTGCAATATTATTCTCTTCCCATGCAGAGTCGCTTAAAA from Ornithodoros turicata isolate Travis chromosome 4, ASM3712646v1, whole genome shotgun sequence encodes the following:
- the LOC135391144 gene encoding uncharacterized protein LOC135391144, encoding MNLDRGVDCYPSDAVHSPSRDETSPQHTSDALGGAGSGDEDPLSCHADPGREEPRAKKRRKQSNPVRYHTSPLADGSDDMVAPVQTNVVGVEDLPDDVPLTSPGDVDTGALNLESKRRRRDEPNGELEGGQRCHHCNVIFATEDQLRMHIEEEHVQKLLEKQLQQQQAGYHRAYGDLSKDRDSSKGALDSQNQAYLERKPPSSEQDFAKNHPFPFPTMPPLIPISQSGGEAKPGSLPVPLSMFPNPMAPFLFPVLQQGQNAQPPMTNGSATPGGGNMRIFNPEAFCELCNKEFCNKYFLKTHKANKHGIYSVESLVSSPYGPSFFSPSLSNTLSMHQMLQNPMSDPSMAPRQGIINMESFCEICQKEFCNKYFLKKHKQKIHGIVDPSSQQNSASSVAASTANTENSSDRKVNTSPQHVGSSSESQPSNQSDKNGGQSGEQLQQQQQQPPPHPDTFRMDFPSVFPGANGKFSMSSLTPPTGTIVTSASGNSPIISSSISSDPKSAPSFYNQNSSGSDSGSVFTPEKLREMGVINAEAFCEICCKEFCNKYFLRTHKQNKHGIPAIDSPQKNLQTSQSLPSSQHFQLMSPSMVPPVSMSQDAPENLSTPSRGSIGRTSPESVAAMRSSFSSDFEPTTDLTCEICNRPFSSQYLLKMHKFYTHNIPYVKEEDDESKPPSPNVSNINQNMNQNKENQNNDHKGSRQTEGGNHSEDAASQDLQKLQSMIRDLTASIASESKVTCNVCRAEFDNKYFLRAHMMNEHGVLLNEDGTSLTPGSDSSTNQQSRVPSDMPPPPFSAVAFPSPVFDSEAYCEICQKEFCSKYFLKTHKQNIHGIATDGDGAPLKKDDPGALKNVGKAMVPFVTSVNSQMNSLQPPPLSQLPLPQSQGSEKSRSLVTGRNYCNICNKELCNKYFMKTHMLKMHGINLDEHPADAARNSIIGGVTCEICQKELCSKYFLKVHKQNTHGILEDSGKENSNHSSSAGDQKTDITSSFQPGEVGESNRGFNHYTEICPLCDRRFKSIKWLKTHMVNDHSDMLKENVYGRVVGGGAADSALSPGAAKLCIICGQGFPDKVALQIHLIKDHRTTSEELGLMNNSSSDPLAALAQESVKMNGTAERTPPVFKRPSTGGSGGGTRIYHCSYCVYSTRWLSNLYAHEKRHTGVNLEGEKRFVCRVCHRAYRYNHSLQRHLLNHRAAGLSMSSLSNLAAVRVAKPQQQDHPQDLSSPPDKPTTQPPTPTTKVKRYRCSKCNKKFLSRELCLSHIYTVHDAKRPLKPGRPFRCRICGFTTRAWNILKRHIMKQHSEEMAEDKNAGSQSETTTSVTPDDEATKPARTPTPTKSSGSLPMTYAMPQSPPQAGTFIMQPFLIAQPETEDSKNDTFVPSLVYLPVCQKVSQPMTVAFTLTPA